One Choristoneura fumiferana chromosome 25, NRCan_CFum_1, whole genome shotgun sequence genomic region harbors:
- the LOC141442101 gene encoding peroxiredoxin-2-like — protein MSFLVKQFGRRALLPAISAVKKVNLSTTSAVLAPKVQKPAPDFAATAVVNGEFNQLKLSDFSGKYVVLLFYPLDFTFVCPTELIAFSEKAKDFAGIGCQVIGVSTDSEFSHLAWINTPRKDGGLGKLEIPLLSDYSKKISQDYDVLLEGGFALRGLFVIDRNGILRHMSVNDLPVGRSVDETLRIVKAFQFADKHGEVCPANWNPDTNSATIKPSPRESKEFFQKAN, from the exons ATGTCTTTCCTAGTAAAACAATTCGGCAGGCGG GCGCTGCTGCCAGCAATTTCCGCTgtgaaaaaagttaatttatcaACCA CCAGTGCAGTCTTAGCCCCAAAGGTCCAGAAGCCTGCTCCAGATTTTGCTGCCACTGCGGTCGTTAACGGTGAATTCAACCAACTGAAGTTGTCTGATTTCAGCGGAAAATATGTTGTGCTCCTCTTTTACCCATTAGACTT CACTTTTGTCTGCCCTACTGAGCTAATAGCCTTCAGCGAAAAAGCTAAAGACTTCGCCGGCATCGGCTGCCAAGTTATTGGTGTGTCCACAGATTCTGAATTCAGCCATCTTGCCTGGATCAACACTCCAAGGAAG GATGGTGGTTTGGGGAAACTAGAGATTCCTCTTCTGTCCGACTACAGTAAAAAGATTTCGCAAGACTATGATGTCCTCCTTGAAGGAGGTTTCGCACTCAGAG GTCTTTTCGTGATCGACAGAAACGGCATACTGCGGCATATGTCGGTCAATGACTTGCCGGTCGGCAGGTCCGTGGACGAAACTCTGCGGATTGTGAAGGCTTTTCAGTTCGCCGACAAGCATGGAGAAG TTTGTCCCGCAAACTGGAATCCAGACACCAACAGTGCTACAATCAAACCGAGCCCTCGAGAGAGCAAGGAGTTTTTTCAGAAGGCCAactaa